The region GAAGTTCGCGCGCTATTTCGAGGTGGAGCTCAAGGAGGTGAAGCTGAGCGAAGGGTGCTACGTGATGGACCCCGACAAGGCCGTGGAGATGGTGGACGAGAACACCATCTGCGTCGCCGCCATCCTCGGCTCCACCCTCACCGGCGAGTTCGAGGACGTCAAGCGCCTCAACGACCTCCTGGCCGCCAAGAACAAGCGAACAAGGTGTGCTTGATCAGATCCTCCAGCTAGTTCTTCAAATCCTTACATCGGAAATATCATCCATCCCCGTGTTATGATTATGACGCGGCTGGCATCTTCCGGCTGGCAGGTGGGACACCCCGATCCACGTGGACGCGGCGAGCGGCGGGTTCATCGCGCCGTTCCTGTACCCGGAGCTGGAGTGGGACTTCCGGCTGCCGCTGGTGAAGAGCATCAACGTCAGCGGGCACAAGTACGGCCTCGTCTACCCCGGCGTCGGGTGGGTGATATGGCGCAACAAGGAGGACCTTCCCGACGAGCTCATCTTCCACATCAACTACCTCGGCGCCGACCAGCCAACCTTCACGCTCAACTTCTCAAAAGGCACGAACAATTTCTTTGTCccttccgtttcaaaaaaaaaaaaaattatTTGTCCCAGAATTAAACGATGAACAGAATCCCTGATTTGATTGTGTAATTAGATTTCACGTTCTTGAATCGTTTCACTTGTTCGATCTTGTGCAGGGTCCAGCCAAATCATCGCGCAATATTACCAATTTCTTCGGCTAGGTTTCGAGGTACAAAATTCATGAACAAGCCAATCAGTTCAACTAGTATAATTTAAAAGCACGGTATAGCACTAATATACTACTCGTATTTCGTATCGATGCAGGGTTACAAGAATGTGATGGAGAActgcatggagagcgccaggacgcTCCGGGAGGGGCTCCTGCGCACGGGGCGTTTCGACGTCATCTCCAAGGAAGACGGCGTGCCGCTGGTGGCGTTCACCTTCAGGGGCATCAGGGACGGCTCGCTGGCGTTCAAGCTGTCGGCGAACCTGCGCCGGTTCGGGTGGATCGTTCCAGCGTACACGATGCCGGCGAACCTGGAGCACATGACGGTGCTCCGTGTGGTCGTCCGGGAGGACTTCGGCCGGCCGCTCGCCGAGAGGTTCCTGTCGCACGTGCGCATGGCGCTGAGCGAGCTGGACCTGGCGGCCAAGGGCCCCGTGCCCAAGATGAGGCTCACCATCGAGCTCGGCCCGGCCAGGAGCGCCGAGGAGGAGGCGTCCGTCAAGGTCGTGAAGAGGGAGGCAGTGTCCGGCCACAGGAGCGTGTCGCTTGTTTCCGGGAAGACAAAGGGTGTGTGCTAGTCTGCCGCCAGATGACTGCTTCGCCCGCCGATTGTGCTACAGAATAAatcactactccctccatcccaccgCATAAGATCATTTCGCAAATTGTTTTAGCtcgcaaaacgttcttatattatgactAATAAGCATGCGCGTGCGCACGTCTCAACAAAACAAGTTCACACGATATAACACTAAAATGATTTTACAAAAAATTCAGATCTCTATAAAATGTTGTCATGTCATTCAAATTGTATTTTCAAAAAATGTGACATATTTGTGATCCAACACATGAATCATAATCTATAGTAAAAACATCTATTCTGTATCTAATTTTTGTTTTGGTGAGTTCTTTTACCGACCCGTTTAAATGTGTCTTATGCGCAAAGATATGAGTGTGGGTGTAACACACGATCCAGGAACATGTCTCCGCATAAAATTCACTGTCACATAATAATTGTATTATAATTGTGACAAAAAATATACCATCCACAACCCACAAGATGACCTGCATGATAACAAAACTTAAATATACTTAATAATTTTTTATCATTTTTATAGGGATTCATATTACTTAAAATCATCAAATGAAAATGACTGTAACAAGCCGTGATGAAAACAAAAATCTCACCCACACAgcaggtgaacaggacatgcccttTGAAATATAATGTTTATTTTAGaagatatttttattttgtttgggCATTGCCGCACTCACTCGCAAAAAAATGCCTCACTCACTTAgatcatctccaacagccgcgctatgcgccgcgcgcaaaaaacctgtttactgcgcgcgcttcggctggtttagcgcggccgcgagcgctggctccagcagccgtgcTATAATGCAgcacgcgcgcgccgctccagcagcgcgcaaaaatacagcgcgcgcgactTAGCCACAAAATGAGTTTGAAACAATTatcaaaatgcaatgaacatgtgaaatttgtCACAAACATCTTCCAaccaagttcatgcccacaagttcatgcccacaagttcatccaaccaagttcaaaatgcaaactaaagttcaagacataaatgaaagacacatcaaacatcttcctcgtcttcgtcctcatcttccgaagacgattcttccgcctccgaagatgaatcttcctccctatcctcatcacgcatcgcatcacgtgaagctccgacggtgttggcaagatcttcaacggcatcttcatgggaatgtgtgtgaggaggcacatcgaaagacattccacccatggccggaggtgcacccatgcctcccataagagtagcaaaactcatgcctcccatggcggccatagcgtcagagggtgctccaaagccaaccatgcctcccatggcggccggaggtgcacccatgcctcccatggcgcccaagccacccatgcctcccatggcggccggaggtgcacccatgccttccATGGCGCCCAagacacccatgcctcccatggcgtcaAGGCcgccgccacccatgccgccaaggccaaggccaccgccacccatgctgccaaggccaccgccacccatgccgccaaggcccCCGCCACCCATTGTGCGGctcatggctcttttttggatcaagacttcttcacgggCAAGGTTGACATATTCCTTTTGCGCACCATTGAACgaagatgtgtccaagaagaacaagtgcttctcccattccaacaacctagatcgctcctccatgcccaccttcctctcctccaatgccactttcctctcctcggcggccaccctcctctcctcggccgccaacctcctctcctcggccgcggcatcttggttccttgccattttcctcacctcgttggcttcttttcttgccttcacaatagcttccatagcatttttgagctcatcatctcctttcctcttcttcttttcggttttgtctttcttgcacccatccggtcgttttggcttcgagtatgaaacagagttgggtgtggggcttctcttgccgtcatcacttgatgcatcatcctcctcctcatcatcatccacctcaattgttcgcttgcgtttgttgctcaaatgcaaatcatccaaaccatcacgcttcttccatttctcatcatcctttaacacttcatagcaatgagaCAAGGTAAAgacccttcctttcttgatcttccccttcttggttgtcctcgtctcttctttgaacaagttttgtgcaatgttgaactacaagaaaaacaaaacaagttagcacttcggacaccaaaaacaagtatgatatgaacatatacgagatgccacttactctatcatcctcatttgtgccacttgggttaatcttgtcaactgccttttgtgcggccgcccacttttgacaatccgagttgattgtggaccatcgggaccgaagtgatctctcggagcggtcaattccactcatgTTGTGATCATCGAAGTATTCTTTCATTCGCCCCCAATacgcatctctactttgatcacctccaatggatggattcctcgacacttgcaaataagtattgcatagtaacttgtcatcgttggtgctgtaattgcccgctcttcctttcggcgcgtcgacaatgccctcaccctcctcgtccacctcaaactcatggtcttccaaatggatgtcattggtttgagaccaatgcgaattgttggacacaacacccatagttgacatgtatgcatcatcactGAGACTACAAAtttttttgaacaatgcaaataagctatctatatgtgatgatgcattgaaaaaacaagaagaaaattAAAGTTGGAATTTTTTtcaccttgggggcatttcgtcgaacacgtggtgcgcgtcggcggccggctcaacgagtgagctcgccggcgcttcggtagccgccacggccgtcgaacgccctgcaagcttctttcccCTCGCCTTCGTGCTGCcagagccgtccgccgccttgtttttcttcgccgaagttttgcccttcttcggccgcgccgcattggggagcttcgacggtgcggcggcggcacgggatggCGCCGGCGCGATGCCACCCGTCGccgtggtcatccgcggcggcaagaagaggctgcgcgcgaggccgacgctcggcggagctccggcggtggcgacgccaacgctccccgcgctagggttttcggcggcggctgcggctgcggcggcggcggcgggtgggtcGCGGTTGTACAGCGGGGTGAGCGGGGTGCTGATGTGCGCGTCCATGGGTGGCAGggcgccggcgtcggcgcgcgcggggcataggaggaggagaggagagagtgcggcgcgagcggTCGAGTGTAGCAGGCACCCGAAATACACCGCGCGGGATGGTGCTTCCGACCGCGCGCCCAACTCGTTAtagcgcgcgcgccgtttttgcgcgTCCGCTGGAGCAACCCGCCGCGTTGCGCGCTAGCTAAAACGGTctaatttgcggcgcggcgctagtatagcgtggctgttggagatgctcttacagtcACTCAGAGAATCACTGCTTAGTACTCAACAAGCGGAGTAGTACTTAGTAGTATAGAGATTAAAAAAATTCTTCGCCAACCTTCCACCGTCCCTCACACTTCTCTCTTCCCCATTCTTTCCTCACTCCATCCTAATCTCGCGATCCCCATCCACAGCCCGAGCTCTCTGGTGGCCGTCCCTCCCCTTCGTTAGCGACGCAGGCGGACAAGCAGGCCCTTGGTCTGCCCCGCCCCTCCCCTTCGTCAGCACCGCCGGCGGGCGTGCAAGTCCCAGGTCTGCCCCACCCCTCCCCTTCGTCAGCGACGCCGGTGGACGCGCAGGCCCCTGCTCTGCCCCGCCCCTCGCCTTCATCAGCACCGCCGACGGGCGCGCAAGCCCCTGCTCTGCCCGCTCCTTCTTCCTATCCGGTGATGCCGGGGCCCTCCCTTCTCTGGCGACGGCGGGGCGCTCGAGCTCGGCATGCTCGCCAGCGACGCCGAGGCCTTCCCTCATGGTGATGCACTCGCCCCCTCCTCCTGGTGACGGCGGGCTGCTCATGCTCGACATGGTCGCCGACGACGTCGCTTCCCTCCCCCCTGCTCAGGATGCCATGAAGGTCCGGTTCCAATTCTTCCTCCCCTCGATCCGGATGCTATGCTCTCTGACCCCATCTTGATTTCCCTATTCGTTTCGGTCAGGACCAGGAGCAGTTGCTGCTCCTGACCTCCATCTTGATTAGGATGACCACGATGACCTCCGCGTGCTGTGCTGCTGCTTGGGACCCTCCCCCCGTATGCTTCTCCTCGCTCGTCCTGGTCCAGGTTAGTCTCTCCGACCCCGACGCTTGCTCGTCCCCGTCAAATCGGTGCATAGCCTTACTTCATTCTGCAGTCTGTATATGTCAGCTTGTATAGTTTGACATATGTATACTTTATTCTCAATTGTGCAGATTTTTTTGTGATGCAAGTAATGGGGAAATACAAAAAACACATAATGCTGATTGCTTTGAGCCGTTGTATTAGAAGGTATACCCATCTCTTTGCAGTCTGCTCTTAATACAGTCTTCCCTTGTTTCTTCAGAATGTTTCTTTGATTTTTTGTGTGCTTTCTTTTATTTTATACATATTTATATATCGAAAGTTTACCTTTCTCTACAGAAATATAATTCTTGTATCCTTTGTCTTGCCAGTTAGTTAAGTAATGTACCCTCTGTGGCCGTGTTGGACAGGAGGGGCCAGAGAAGTGCTTCCGGTTGTTTGAAGAATGTGAGTCTGACATCATAGGTTTCCATTTTATGAAGAAACCATCAAGGTGAGTTTGGCACTtatgttttattattattgctgctCATGTGTCGTCAGAGAACTTTCCAATGACAAGATAGATGCTAGTAATTTCAGCCAAATTTGCAATATCATGTCTGCTGCTTTATTTGCAATATTTCATTTTTTGTGACAATGATTCCAACCAGCTTAAATTTTTCTGGTAAAGCCAACTTCTGTCATGGGCGTATGTGTAATATAGTAGTAATAACACTCGGCGTTAACAAGAAGCAAGCCTGCTAAAACATGAAACCATGTAATCCAAGTGTTCTTCAATTTTCTTATTATAAATAACCAGCTTATACCTAAATCAGATATACTAAAACATAACCCGTTCGAATCATTATCAGAACAGGGAAATCTGCTGGGATCATTgacaaaagtgatgaaatattgaaAATTCCAGCGATCATAAATTTGCACTTCTTCATTTCGGGAAAATTGATATGTCAATGCTCTTTTAGAAATAAATAACACAAATAAACGACTCCGGCATACAGTGTTGGAGGTCACATCGACACAATTCTTCTTTCATGCTTATTATGTGTGGCGTTCTGATTAAAACCTGcaaataaaataagagaaaattgttGGGCTCAGAATTAGTTATATAGGTACAATAATAGAATAGCGCACatgcctctgttggaaatatgccctagaggcaataataaaatggttattattatatttctttgtttatgataattgtctgttattcatgctataattgtgttatccggaaatcgtaatacacgtgtggatacatagaccccaacatgtccctagtgagcctctagttgactagctcgttgatcaacagatagtcatggtttcctgactatggacattggatgtcattgataatgggatcacatcattaggagaatgatgtgatggacaagacccaatcctaagcgtagcacaaagatcgtgtagttcgttttgctagagcttttccatgtcaagtatcatttccttagaccatgagattgtgcaactcccggataccgtaggagtgctttgggtgtgccaaacgtcacaaggtaactgggtgactataaaggtgtactacgggtatctccgaaagtgtctgttggattggcatgaatcgagactgggatttgtcactccgtatgacggagaggtatctctgggcccactccgtaatgcatcatcataatgagctcaatgtgaccaagtgtctggtcacgggatcatgcattacggtacgagtaaagtgacttgccggtaacgagattaaacaaggtattgggataccgacgatcgaatcttgggcaagtaacgtaccgattaacaaagggaattgtatacgggattgattgaatcctcgacatcatggttcatccgatgagatcatcgaggagcatgtgggagccaacatgggtatccagatcccgctgttggttattgaccagagaggagtctcgttcatgtctgcatgtctcccgaacccgtagggtctacacacttaaggttcggtgacgctagggttgtagagatatgagtatgcagtaacccgaaagtttttggagtcccggatgagatcccggacgtcacgaggagttccggaatggtccggaggtaaagaattatatataggaagtcaagtttcggccatcagggaagtttcgggggttaccggtattgtaccgggaccaccggaagggtcccgggggtccaccgggtggggccacctatcccggagggccccatgggctgaagtgggaggggaaccagcccctggtgggctggtgcgcccccccccacctgcgcctagggttggaaaccctaggggtgggggcgcctccacttggcttgcggggcaagccacccccttggctgccgcccccctagaagattgcatctcctagggctggcgccccccttagggggcctatataaagaggggggagggagggcagtcgcacccatgctcttggcgcctccctctccccctactacacctctccctctcgcagaagcttggtgaagccctgccgagatcgctgctgcatccaccaccacgccgtcgtgctactggatcttcatcaacctctcgttcccccttgctggatcaagaaggaggagacgtcttctcaaccgtatgtgtgttgaacgcggaggtgttgttcgttcagcactaggatcatcggtgatttggatcacgacgagtacgactcc is a window of Triticum dicoccoides isolate Atlit2015 ecotype Zavitan chromosome 2B, WEW_v2.0, whole genome shotgun sequence DNA encoding:
- the LOC119364416 gene encoding glutamate decarboxylase 2-like, with protein sequence MVLTHVQSDEAAASAAVFASRYVQDPVPSYELGEKSISKDAAYQIIHDELLLDGSPRLNLASFVTTWMEPECDRLILEGMNKNYADMDEYPVTTELQNRCVNIIARLFNAPVGAGETAVGVGTVGSSEAIMLAGLAFKRRWQNRRKAEGKPLDKPNIVTGANVQVCWEKFARYFEVELKEVKLSEGCYVMDPDKAVEMVDENTICVAAILGSTLTGEFEDVKRLNDLLAAKNKRTRWDTPIHVDAASGGFIAPFLYPELEWDFRLPLVKSINVSGHKYGLVYPGVGWVIWRNKEDLPDELIFHINYLGADQPTFTLNFSKGSSQIIAQYYQFLRLGFEGYKNVMENCMESARTLREGLLRTGRFDVISKEDGVPLVAFTFRGIRDGSLAFKLSANLRRFGWIVPAYTMPANLEHMTVLRVVVREDFGRPLAERFLSHVRMALSELDLAAKGPVPKMRLTIELGPARSAEEEASVKVVKREAVSGHRSVSLVSGKTKGVC